One genomic window of Novosphingobium aureum includes the following:
- a CDS encoding DUF1828 domain-containing protein has product MTGAFEKELCAAFCGGLEVHPVGVGYAVSTAFRDNSGDRLSFYIETGGDGFDLVDGGDYLPELVARDIHIAGGTRGDLLNAILSEAGAYWDRETYEIRADGVAEADLAVRSIQFLSALIRVRDLSLITKDRVKSAFREDFIREVTARYGEEFEIEESAPPTKDLEEFPADVVLRSINGGRPGAIYLVNNSDKLNEALLAWQEVHKIRADVAMVAVIEDNRMTNINKMKFQRAQNRRLPMPIFRGGERDTVEFIADEMRTRAA; this is encoded by the coding sequence ATGACAGGTGCATTTGAAAAGGAGCTTTGTGCCGCGTTTTGCGGTGGCCTTGAGGTGCATCCCGTTGGTGTCGGATATGCGGTGTCCACTGCTTTCAGAGACAACTCGGGCGATCGTCTGTCATTCTATATCGAAACTGGCGGAGATGGATTCGACCTCGTCGATGGCGGCGATTATCTCCCAGAACTGGTCGCGCGCGACATTCATATTGCCGGAGGGACGAGGGGAGATCTCCTAAACGCCATCCTTTCGGAAGCAGGAGCGTATTGGGATCGCGAAACCTATGAAATTCGCGCTGACGGTGTAGCGGAGGCAGACTTGGCGGTGCGTTCAATACAATTCCTGTCCGCGCTCATTCGGGTTCGCGATCTTTCGCTTATCACGAAAGATCGGGTTAAGTCTGCATTTCGCGAAGACTTCATCCGAGAGGTCACGGCCCGCTATGGCGAAGAATTTGAAATCGAGGAAAGCGCTCCTCCAACCAAGGATCTGGAAGAATTTCCTGCCGATGTGGTCTTGCGCTCAATCAATGGTGGCCGCCCAGGTGCGATTTACCTCGTCAACAACAGTGACAAGCTGAACGAAGCGCTTCTCGCCTGGCAGGAGGTTCATAAGATTCGCGCCGATGTGGCGATGGTGGCGGTTATCGAAGACAACCGGATGACGAACATCAATAAGATGAAGTTCCAACGCGCCCAGAACAGGCGCTTGCCAATGCCCATCTTCCGAGGGGGCGAGCGAGATACGGTGGAATTCATCGCGGACGAAATGCGGACACGAGCGGCCTAG